The Pseudomonas nunensis genome includes the window GTGAACGCCGCCGGGTAGAAATCGCCCGCGCGCTGGCCACCAACCCGAAATTCATCCTGCTCGACGAACCTTTCGCCGGTGTAGACCCGATTTCGGTAGGCGACATCAAACAGATCATCCATCACCTCAAGGCCAAGGGCATTGGCGTGCTGATCACCGACCACAACGTCCGTGAAACCCTGGATATCTGCGAAACCGCCTACATCGTCAACGATGGCCAGCTGATCGCCGAAGGTGACTCTGCCACCATCCTGGCCAACGAACTGGTCAAGGAAGTGTACCTGGGCCATGAGTTCCGCCTTTAAGCACTGAGGTGTCTGGCTGGAAGCCCGAGCGCTTGTATCGATAAAAAATCAACATTTTTTTATTGTTACAGCGCTCTAGGCAAACCCTGCAGTATCGGGCATATAATTTGCTTAAGTTTGGCGCTCCGGCGCCCTGTAGTGGATGGCGCATGCGCGCCGGCGAATAAGGTGTTAAGCCCCTGCCATGAAACCATCGCTAGTCTTGAGAATGGGCCAGCAGCTGACGATGACACCTCAGCTGCAACAGGCCATCCGCCTGCTCCAATTGTCGACCCTGGACCTGCAACAGGAAATCCAGGAGGCCCTGGAGTCCAATCCGATGCTCGAACGCCAGGAAGAAGGCGACGACTTCGATAACGCCGACCCCTTGGCCGACAAAGCCGAACAGCAACCCAACGCCGATGTTTCGGAACCCTCCTACCAGGAAACCGCCCCGACGGTGGATAACCTCGAGGAAGGCGACTGGAACGAGCGCATTCCCAACGAGCTGCCCGTCGATACCGCGTGGGAAGACGTCTACCAGACCAGCGCCAGCAGCCTGCCGAGCAACGATGACGACGAGTGGGATTTCACCACCCGCACATCGGCCGGCGAGAGCCTGCAAAGCCACCTGCTCTGGCAACTCAACCTGGCACCGATGTCCGACACCGATCGCCTGATCGCCGTGACCCTGATCGATTGCATCAACAATCAGGGCTATCTGGACGAAACCCTCGAGGAAATCCTCGAAGCCTTCGATCCGGAACTGGACATCGAACTGGACGAAATCGAAGCCGTCCTGCACCGCATCCAGCAATTCGAACCGGCCGGAATCGGCGCCCGCAACCTGGGCGAATGCCTGTTGCTGCAATTGCGCCAACTGGCCGCCAAGACGCCTTGGCTGGCCGAGGCCAAGCGCCTGGTCACCGATTACATCGACCTGCTCGGCAGCCGCGACTACAGCCAGTTGATGCGCCGCATGAAACTCAAGGAAGATGAACTGCGCCAGGTCATCGAACTGGTCCAGAGCCTGAACCCGCGTCCGGGCTCGCAAATCGAGTCCAGCGAAGCCGAATACGTCGTTCCCGACGTGATCGTGCGCAAGGACAACGAGCGCTGGCTGGTGGAGTTGAACCAGGAGTCGGTGCCACGGCTGCGGGTCAACGCCCAGTACGCCGGTTTCGTACGCCGCGCCGACACCAGCGCCGACAACACCTTCATGCGCAATCAGTTGCAGGAAGCCCGCTGGTTCATCAAGAGCCTGCAAAGCCGCAACGAAACCCTGATGAAAGTGGCCACCCAGATCGTCGAGCACCAACGCGGCTTCCTGGAATACGGCGACGAAGCCATGAAACCGCTGGTCCTGCATGACATCGCCGAAGCAGTGGGCATGCACGAATCGACGATTTCGCGGGTAACTACCCAGAAGTTCATGCATACCCCTCGGGGCATATATGAGCTGAAATACTTTTTCTCCAGCCATGTCAGCACCTCTGAAGGCGGTGAATGCTCGTCCACAGCGATCCGCGCGATCATCAAAAAACTGGTTGCCGCGGAAAATCAGAAAAAGCCGTTGAGTGACAGCAAGATCGCTGGTTTACTGGAGGCACAAGGCATTCAGGTGGCTCGCCGCACCGTCGCCAAGTACCGCGAGTCCCTCGGGATCGCGCCTTCGAGCGAACGCAAGCGGTTGATGTAAGCCACAGCACAGCGTTCCAGTGGCAGGTACCTCTACCTGCCGCTTTATGCACTGGCAACGAAGGAGAAGCTGTATGCAAGTCAACATCAGTGGACACCAACTGGAAGTGACCGAACCCCTGCGCGCCTACATCGGCGAAAAACTCGAACGATTAGAGCGGCATTTCGACAAGATCACCAATGTGCAGGTGACGATGACGGTCGAAAAGCTGAAGCAGAAAATCGAAGCCACCCTGCATATTCCCGGCAGTGAAGTGGTCGCCAACGCGGAACATACCGATATGTACGCGGCGATCGACTCACTTACCGACAAGCTGGATAAACAACTCAAAAAGCATAAGGAAAAGACCCAGAGCCTCCTCCAGGGCGCGACCGGTCGTTAACACTCCCTACCCATGATCCGACTTGAAAATATCCTGACCCCCGGCCGTTCCCTCGTGAACGTGCCGGGCGGCAGTAAAAAGAAAGCCCTCGAGCAAATTGCCAACCTGATCGCCCGGGAAGTGCCGGATCTGGAGATGCAAGATGTCTTCGAGGCTCTGATTGCCCGTGAAAAACTCGGTTCGACCGGTTTTGGCAACGGCATCGCCATCCCCCACTGTCGCCTCAAGGGTTGCAACTCCCCCATCAGCGCCCTGATGCACCTTGATGCACCTATCGATTTCGACGCCATCGACGGCGCCCCGGTTGACTTGCTGTTTGTCCTGCTCGTCCCGCAAGCCGCCACCGATGCGCACCTGGAGTTGCTGCGCCAGATCGCCAGCATGCTCGATCGCAAGGAAGTACGCGAAAAACTGCGCAGTGCCCCGAGCAACGAAGCCTTGTATCAGGTTGTCCTGGACGAGCAAAACGGTCACTAATCATGCGCCTGATCATTGTCAGTGGCCGTTCCGGCTCCGGTAAAAGTACCGCGCTCAATGTCCTTGAGGACAACGGCTACTACTGCATCGACAACCTGCCCGCCGGTTTGCTGCCGGAACTGGCCGAACGCGCCCTGATTCATACCGAGCTGGCACAGCCGCTGGTCGCCGTGTCCATCGACGCGCGCAACCTGCCCAGCCACCTCTCGCGCTTTCCCGAATTACTTGAAGAAGTTCGCAGCCGGCATATCCAGTGCGATGTGCTGTACCTGGACGCCGATGAAGAAACCCTGCTCAAGCGTTTCTCGGAAACCCGCCGCCGCCACCCGCTGAGCAACGCCAATCGCTCACTGGCCGAGGCGATCGAAGACGAGACGCAGTTGCTGGGGCCGATCGCCGATCTGGCTGACCTCAAGATCAACACCACCAGCCTGAACCTGTACCAGTTGCGCGACACCATCAAATTGCGCCTGCTGAACCAGCCGGAGCCCGGCACGGCGTTCCTGGTGGAGTCTTTCGGGTTCAAGCGTGGCATGCCGGTAGATGCCGACGTGGTGTTCGACGTGCGTTGCCTGCCCAATCCGTACTGGAAACCGGAGCTGCGAGCGCAATCAGGACTCGATCAACCAGTGGCCGAGTACCTGGCTGCGCAGCCGGACGTCGAAGAGATGTTCCAGGATATCTACGGTTACCTGTTCAAGTGGCTACCGCGATTTGCCGCCAGCAACCGCGCCTACGTCACCATTGCCATTGGCTGCACCGGCGGTCATCACCGCTCCGTCTACCTGACCGAACGTCTGGGTCAGGCCCTGCAACAATCCCTGAAGAACGTCCAGGTTCGCCACCGCGACCTCAGCTAAAGGATTCACAACGCGATGCCTGCTCTGGAAATTGAAATCATCAACAAGCTGGGCCTGCACGCCCGCGCTTCTGCAAAATTCGTTGGCGTTGCCGGTGAGTTCAAGGATTGCTCGATCAGAGTAGGACGCACGCCGGAATCCACAGTCGACGGTAAAAGCATCATGGCCATGATGATGTTGGCGGCTGGCAAAGGCACAAAGATCCACCTGAGCACTGAAGGCGAACAGGCTGAAGAGGCGCTGCAAGCATTGGTGGCACTGATCAACGACTACTTCGGCGAAGGTGGCTGATCCGCATCCTTGTGTAGCAGCTGGCGAAGCCTGCGTTCGGCTGCGAAGCAGTGGTGAAATCAGACAATACGGTCTCACACGCAAACCGCTTGCACAGGATTGACGACTGCTTCGCAGCCGAACGCAGGCTTCGCCAGCTGCTACAAAACCCGCGTCAAGCCAGCGCCGTATCCATGACCATCATCAAGCAAAACCCCATCAACAATCCCAGGCTAGCCAGTTTGTCGTGACCATTGCGTCGCGACTCCGGGATGACCTCATGGGTCACCACCAGCAGCATTGCCCCGGCCGCCAGCGCCAGACCCAACGGCAATAGCAATTCAGCCAGGCTGACCAGCCACGCACACAACAACGCGAACACCGGTTCGACCAACCCTGACGCGGCACCGATCAGGAACGCCTTGACCCGCGACATCCCCGCCCCGGCCAACACCAAGGCAATCACCAGTCCTTCGGGTACATCCTGCAAAGCGATGCCCATGGCCAGGCTGTCGGCATCAGGCATTCC containing:
- a CDS encoding RNA polymerase factor sigma-54 translates to MKPSLVLRMGQQLTMTPQLQQAIRLLQLSTLDLQQEIQEALESNPMLERQEEGDDFDNADPLADKAEQQPNADVSEPSYQETAPTVDNLEEGDWNERIPNELPVDTAWEDVYQTSASSLPSNDDDEWDFTTRTSAGESLQSHLLWQLNLAPMSDTDRLIAVTLIDCINNQGYLDETLEEILEAFDPELDIELDEIEAVLHRIQQFEPAGIGARNLGECLLLQLRQLAAKTPWLAEAKRLVTDYIDLLGSRDYSQLMRRMKLKEDELRQVIELVQSLNPRPGSQIESSEAEYVVPDVIVRKDNERWLVELNQESVPRLRVNAQYAGFVRRADTSADNTFMRNQLQEARWFIKSLQSRNETLMKVATQIVEHQRGFLEYGDEAMKPLVLHDIAEAVGMHESTISRVTTQKFMHTPRGIYELKYFFSSHVSTSEGGECSSTAIRAIIKKLVAAENQKKPLSDSKIAGLLEAQGIQVARRTVAKYRESLGIAPSSERKRLM
- the hpf gene encoding ribosome hibernation-promoting factor, HPF/YfiA family; the protein is MQVNISGHQLEVTEPLRAYIGEKLERLERHFDKITNVQVTMTVEKLKQKIEATLHIPGSEVVANAEHTDMYAAIDSLTDKLDKQLKKHKEKTQSLLQGATGR
- the ptsN gene encoding PTS IIA-like nitrogen regulatory protein PtsN, translated to MIRLENILTPGRSLVNVPGGSKKKALEQIANLIAREVPDLEMQDVFEALIAREKLGSTGFGNGIAIPHCRLKGCNSPISALMHLDAPIDFDAIDGAPVDLLFVLLVPQAATDAHLELLRQIASMLDRKEVREKLRSAPSNEALYQVVLDEQNGH
- the rapZ gene encoding RNase adapter RapZ encodes the protein MRLIIVSGRSGSGKSTALNVLEDNGYYCIDNLPAGLLPELAERALIHTELAQPLVAVSIDARNLPSHLSRFPELLEEVRSRHIQCDVLYLDADEETLLKRFSETRRRHPLSNANRSLAEAIEDETQLLGPIADLADLKINTTSLNLYQLRDTIKLRLLNQPEPGTAFLVESFGFKRGMPVDADVVFDVRCLPNPYWKPELRAQSGLDQPVAEYLAAQPDVEEMFQDIYGYLFKWLPRFAASNRAYVTIAIGCTGGHHRSVYLTERLGQALQQSLKNVQVRHRDLS
- a CDS encoding HPr family phosphocarrier protein; its protein translation is MPALEIEIINKLGLHARASAKFVGVAGEFKDCSIRVGRTPESTVDGKSIMAMMMLAAGKGTKIHLSTEGEQAEEALQALVALINDYFGEGG